CGTGCACAGGTTGCGGTTAGCGGAATACTCCATATGAAGTagttgcaactgcagtcgcgggcaACCAGTGGTATcgggtggagagtctcagtgagaggccgggcggtaccggctcttgcataaatactaggTGCCTGTGATGCTCCATATGATAAggggagttattggcgcctttaaataaccaatggccaccatattcccgcggcgatcggtactttggaccggaacgtcAAGCTTCCGTAGGCGAGCAtctgcaggagcttgacgaggatcatcACCTCTACATacaaatgtgactacaacaagaTGTTGCGTCTTTAACCCTTATTTGTTTGCTTGCTAGGTTTTATTAAATGTCCACTCAACTTGGTTGAGTGGGGTGGAACTCAatctgatgatgttgttgtagcattgtGTGTTGTGCATTGAGGGTCAATCCGGTAGGTACATCCGCCTGTCATCAGTAATCTGATAGTAAGTTAATTGGGATCGGCTGAACAGATAAACAGGTAACCTATGGTCTCTGGTTACAAGGTGGACACACGTCTATCACTTTGAATACCATCATACCCCTGTAGGAATGGAGGTATGAGAACATTGTTCAGTCGAAACTATTCTGGTTTTCCGAATGAGGTTAACTTCATTAAATAGTTTGGGCGGCAGATGATCCTCAAGAACACTCCCATACTCGCGTGAATGCTATTTCCTCTATAGACCATAAAGATCCAACCAGTCATCTCTGGGCGATGGGTGATAACGATAAAGATGGTCATTTAGATACCTGTTTCAAAAACAGCGCTGTAAGTAGTACTGGAACAGCATATAATTTTTTCTTCGAATGGGAAAGATCTGGGACTCCTGGCAGGTCtggatcgttgttgttgtagcaacattttcatgtagaggtggcgatcttcgtcaagctaCTGTATGTGACCAAGCTCGTTCCGACCAATCGCCGTGGGAACAAGGTGaccatttgttatttaaaggccccaataacttgccttgtcatatcgagcatgataggcactcagtatttgtgcaagagccgatgccgcactgcctctcactgagactctccgctcaatatcgctgattgtccacaactgtcgttgcagctactccgtatggatcattccactatccgcaacctgaggacggtagctcacagctaaacTTCTCTTGACAGCAACGAACACAATACAGATctaacctcaatgttccagcctgtgtggtgctcacagtatTACACTGGTGCTACATATTTTACTACTTATCAGTAGAGCTCTACAGATTATCGATAATCGCCATATTCGATATTTTCTATATTTCTAATATTAAAgatcgataatatcgatattatcgttaatttcccatcacctatatttcaaacataagcgagaagtaaaaatcaggggatcgatttatatagaagcaatatgacagaccgaataaaaccaaatataaTACAAAACTTGAAcccaatcggattaaaattgcggcatctataggcgcaatgtattttATAGAATGAAATTATTGTTGGATCGCATATGTTTTGTTAaatcttgcaaaaaaaaaataactttgccgatagtatcaaAGAAACAATATCAATCGacattcagacaaaaaatacaatttcgatagtatcgatagcgACATCTACATTTTGCCAACTCTACTTGTCGGCCAATATTCTTAGGCATGTCGAAACAATTAAATATGGTCTcaattgtacaacaaccactaaTCATATGCTGCAATCCGCTagagtgtgtatatgtgtgcgtatatgagcagagaatatgcgggAAAGAAGATaagaacaaagagaatgcaaacaaataataccgttaaacctggccggctgttaacagctgttcgtgcgagaacacctttttaaatccacctTGGATAGCAACTCTGAAAATTGTACACAtcgtacgaaaaatttaatatgaaatatgcaaaatgcaaattttgcccatgaacattccacttctcacatgtcaatgagtgtagtccgattccagcttaagctcaatgataaggggcctctttttttatagccgagtccgaacggcgtgccgcaatgcgacacctctttggagagcagttttacatggcatagtacatcacaaatgttgccagcattaaggctggtactatattcgcttttcgcgatatttttcgccgattactttatttagataatagatttttagcagaaaaacttgctgatttcattcagtaggatatTCCCTCATTAcgtatgtcaaaattttaataaaacttttattttatcattggtTTTTTCGTAAAGttgcaaaaaagtaatcgtgaaaattttttaacggtgaaaaacgaacattgtACTGTCCataagaaggggaaaaccacaactgaaaattttttctggtgttctcgtctctaacttgatattgctcccatataaattgatcaacctattgggttgcccaaaaagtaattgcggattttttaaatgaaagtgaatgcatttttattaaaacttagaatgaactttaatcaaatatacttttttacactttttttctaaagcaagataaaagtagcagctgataactgacggaagaaagaatgcaattacagagtcacaagctgtgaaaaaaattgtcaacgccgactatatgaaaaatccgcaattactttttgggcaatccaatattttaCTTCCTAAACCAAATACCGGAAACAAatttagaaaaacaagtaaaagaacattgagttcggccggtcgaaatatggtctgatctatgTCAAACCCAGCACGGACGTTAAGGGTCTAACGCAATCGGGACGAATTGATTAACACAGCTcacaatgccaaatttcaacgtaatcgggtaataaatgtgccttttaagggcctaataACTTAAATCGAGGAATCAGTATGTATGGCAAACATAAACCTAACTGGAATATAATTGGCACGGATGTTTTAAATAAACTAACGGTAcggaatttcagcgaaatcggaaatgcAGCTTCtataggccttagaccttacatcgagagattggtctatatgggggcaatatcaagatattatCCGATCCGGTCCATATTCAATACAGATATCGAAAATCCTAAGACAAATCAGTGCGCCAATTTGACAATGGGTTTTagacctcaaatcggtctatatgggggatttattatgatatagtccgatagagcTCATCAtcgaactcaacctgcctatggacaaaaagagaatctgtacAAATTTCCAGCTCATCATCTTAATTATTAAAGTTTGTAGCGTAATTACAGGGACATGagggacatggcaagatcgtcctAAAATTTTACGAATGTATATTAGGGCGATTGAATGTATATTAGGGCAAGTTGATTTGTATggttgaataaaaaaatttaaatcgtaAAGCAAAAACGTATTCTACATGAaattctccgaagaaaccaACGATTTCAAATCAAACCGTAATCCGCGCTTCTTGACTTGGAAAAAGCTTTTATTTCTAGCATTTACTATATAGGGCGGACATATACATTTTTAAGTCGAGAGACACGGATTAGGATTTAAAAATCAACCCGCCCTaatgtatacactttatggggtcgaaaAGCAAATAactcgatgtattgcaaactaaatgacaaaatgaatacaccacCGTCCTTCGGTGGTTGCCCTAAAAGACCATGGAGTTGGTTGCATGatcctttttagtttctgcctataaagataAACCGTGCAAAGTACTTCACAATCCAAGGTGGAGGTTATACAAGGTTCGACCCAAtcgaacttaacgcgtttttatTTGACTTAAAGACGAAACCTTTTAAAAAATTGGTAGAAATCGATTCACTTATATCTTTTCGATAGTGGTTTGGCGAAAGCTAACTTTAAAGTTATCTCGTGTTAACTTgagttttcatttcaattcgccaaaataaaaaagttcgtaaaccaaaaaaaaaggaatataaatattattttttattttgtagctCTGGGCTCCGATCCACGCTGATTTTTCGTTGATTTTTAAGCCGGTAAAGGTTGTCTTTAAGCAAACTCTATTGATATTTTGAAACTTAGTAAAAATGttagattttatttattaatatcaTAAAAGTACAATATAAATACTTATCGAAATATGTAGCGTAAATATTTTTCAAGTAtgatacacaaacacacatttccaatatatatatattgggttttttgtttttaatgggtAAAGTTTAGAACATTTGTTTAACATCACATCAACAGttatatttaaaagaaaatacatcttttttcaaagaaatttagaGTTGAACTAAAAGGTCAACATGAActtaaaattaagtaaaattcGGATTTAGATTCATAAAATAACTTGGTTTTCACACATGATCATCTATAAAGCATCGGGAGGgcgatatttaaaaaaagaaaaacttaataATTTATGGTTTTTAAATTTGAGAGTTTACATAATCGAAAGAGACGTTTATGTAATCCAAAGGAACGTTTATATTTGAAGTCCTTTTACATTTGGAGATTTCTGAACAACAAGTTGACGTCTATTGAAGATCTTACCACTTAAATAATAGTTTTCCATGAGTAATCGTCTATTGCTTTAGTGCATTATAAGCGTATCTATGGCAGCGATGCCCAGCCCtttacggtagtgttgatgaCAATTCACACGTATTCATATTCTCTTTGTCTCAGCACCCAGTTGTCCAACCAGTAACCAATCTATTTCAGTAGCTAACTTTTAAAGCGAATTTTGTCCCTGCAATTTCATTTTacgcaaaattctaagaaatgtGGTTATTTATGGATTTGACTCCCAAATACTATTTAACGAACTAGTAAAAGATACTGCTGAAAGTGGTCGGTTGTAAAAACTGAGCGTGCTTTTTGCGTGCGAGAAAGAATTTGCACAACCAAAAATTCACATGCTACTGATAGATTCGCAAACCCAGGTTCATGTCCCGGGGCCGGCAAttgtttgttgttatattttctttaaactaattttagaaaatttggccaaattttttatgtattgctcataaaaatatatacatatatcgtaATTTAATTGAGAAAAATACTGCAGTACAGTAATGCTTATTGCGTTATTCCATCATTAACAAAGTCATGTCGGTAGGCTGGAGGATGCGTGGTAGACTACCAAGAATTAAAATTACTTAATGAGTCACATaaagtcaaattttcattttgggcaTTGCTGATCTATGGCCAAGTTTGAAGTTAGGATATCAACATTGTGTCAAATGCTTCAACCCATAAACGCTCATAAATGGactttaaaaaagtaaaatacccaagaatagaactctctgagaaaaattttagcttaagTTATGGAATAAGTATCCCAATGCAGTTTGGATTGACATAAAGTGAATGAAACTAgttaaaaaagttaaaagttaaaaaaggtaagaaaactagtaaaaagtcttataaggtcatgttttgggggaaaatagCCTTGTCGAAAGTCagcaattttctgaaaattcttGAAAATGAGATTTTCGAACTCAGTTTGTGTTTCTTGtagcatttgatggtttctatattaaaaaaatacatttatgcCGATAaacctacacagaaaaaaaatagttCTAAGAAAGAACCAACTACCACATATAATGTAAAACAATTTATCCTCAACAAAGTTTTTGCATTGAATTGAAAACATAAATTTTGAAGTAGGTTTGTAAAGACTTGACCCACAAAATAGTTGAATTTGTGAATTTTgtgaattttcaacaaattatttTATTGAGTTAGTTGTTAAAATACGCGTACTACCGTGTAGCACCCTAAACTCCCATGCCATTAATTATTTGCAAACCAAGCTTTGAAGCATATGCGCGCGCTGTGGTGTTTAATGGTTTTGTTTTGCTGCATAAAtagtattgttgttgctgttgcacaGAGTGCCTTtcaatagcaattttttattttgcgcctttgagattcaaaataaattgttgcaggaaaattaacaaattttgtcgttCTTTTTTCGACTAAAGTTGTTGGTtcccaaaataatttttgtaaaaacatgGTGGTTTacaataaatacaaattttgcccatgaacattccattagggaacaggggcaaacttctcacatatcaatgagtgctgtccgattcaagtttaagctcaatgataaggggcctcctttttatagacgagtccgaacggcgtgccgcagtgcgacacctctttgttgagaaatttttatgaaaactgATAGTCATAACAACAACTTCTGATATCATTGTTCTGCACTGCGGTATTTATTTGTTTGGCTGCTAGGGTTACTGCGGTTTTGctccaaatatattttttgagtTTATTCCATGCCAATCTGTGTGTCCGcttaatttcaaatattttcatcATCAATGATTCTGCGGTCGTTATGAAGTCTGCTTGTTAAAGTTAGATAACATCTTTTTCAAATACTCATTTTGTTTGATTAACATTTGGTCTGTTGAAAAAAATTAGTGATTTTTGTGTTTGGGTCTTTGGTGTGACTGCCTTTTTCTGCAACATCAGTGTCTCTGAGAccacttcatcatcatcatactcAAAGTCAGCATACTgaacttttaatattttttcttataaCGAAGATGCAAAACATTTTTCCATcgagaaatatttttcaaaaatttttgggcttTTGATATTATAACCTTTTTGGGCTGTTTTGCGGtggtttctttttattattattatttattttttttttttttaatttgcggTATATTCATAAAAATGCGGTGTTAGTATCTATCACCACCGCTATTGATGCGGTATTATGCTCAGCACATTGATGTGAGTGGCGATCGTATGAATACTCGTACATTCTTTTTCATGCTTTGCGTAACACCGCTTTTAACATCGACTTTGCCCATATCAGTGGTATGAGTGAATGTAAGACGAAAATGGAAACACCGCATCGACACAACACATTGACTTGAATTATAATTACAATGTTGCTTTTGCAACGATGAGAAAGACCActtatttttcgaaaaatatatttgaatattgctAATACTTAATTTCGTTTCATAAAAATACGGTGTTAGTATCTATCTATAAACACCGCATGAAACACTCACCATATCACCGCATATTAAAGAGAGACATGAGCATAAATATTTGCGGTTGTAGTttgtacatatacatatacatcgTTTGCCTCAAAGCGGTACATACACATACAGATCAGCACTATCACAAAATCGTTTGTGTTTTTGTACAAGACGTATGCGTTATTGGAGTTGAATGTTACCTTAGTTGCGTTTATTGACGATaccattttgttttgttcataTCATAGTTCAAACtgtacagggtgcgccagagaaatgtacttatttgaaaaaactCTCGAGTTGGTGAGTTGGGTGGTGAAGGGGCCGAGAGGGGACGCATCTGAAAGGGGAAGTCCCCAAGTTTGTTTCTCCAGTCGGTGGCCATTATGCTCTGTTCTTGGGAGCAGCAGGACTTCGCCATCGAGAGGTTCTTTCCCCGACCGTTAACATACCGATTGCTATGTTGCAAAAAGTAGACACGAATTTCAAAACTCTACTTAATCAGTGTATGAGCAATGGGGGTCGCCATTTACCCGGTGTCAATTTCAAGActgcataaaaaaaaattaggatattgtattctcaaataaaaaagaattaaaacaataactgaaggacttttgtttttattgactgTCAAAAGTATCTCTGGCCCACCCCGTAATTTTTTGCTAATACGAATATTTTGTCCATTTCAACAATGTCTCTCTGTGCAATTCCTCATTTTTATCACCATTtatagccatgtgcgtccgtccgtctgcaaaATCTCGATGTCGGTCGAATAAAAACTGGGctcttgaaactttgcacagctaCCTGTTACTTGTTGACGATATAGGTAGCCTAAATTTCAATTTATAAAGAGAAACTGTGCAAAGATCTTGACacatgcgacccatggtggataATACTCGGCGTCACCATGtttagaaaatttgtaaataattaaaatttcatgCTTTGTAGGatattaataaaaattctaTCACCCTCTTGCTTTTAAAGTGATCATATATGGTTTAAGCATTTTTTAAAGAATACTTAagtcttgaaaaataaaataatgtaacatattaccaaagtttttttttttgaaaggaaaaatttgagtttttttttatatttttttagtacGAGTGGTCTAAATAAAGTCAGTACAATACAATAATATATATGTTTTATATATGTAAGAGTATATAATTCGAAATTACGTCACATATTCTAACTAAGTTTAGTCTTTggccttttttgttttggtttggtttaaatttgtattcgtcatcttaattaaatttttttacaatttttcttttggaaaacgTTTTTGGATTTCTTTGGCTTtgttttaggggtttttttttggtatgaaGAATTTCtccttcatatatatatataggtatgtatatatatcgtaAAACGTAGTGTAGATTGCTTTGGtactttcaaaaatttgtaaagaGGTACTTGGGTGGGAGTTGTGggtggtttttctttttttggttttgaagaataaaaaaagtgtttttttgtttggcttttttgcaaaaaaaaaacaaacctgaAGAGAATTGGTTGTGGTTTTTGTTgcattctttttgttgttgttgttgttgatttggTTCTAAAGGTTGCTTCTAATGGGTCCCAGGGGTAAAAACAGCTGTATCAGCCATTTCCGTTTCCATATCATCGGGAATGACATAGCCATAATATTTGGTGTAATCATAGTCGAATAACTCAAAATCTAATTTGTAAATATCAATAAGTTGGTCTAAAGTTGAGCGTTTAATTTCCGAAAAATATCTACAAACAACGACAAAAAAACTCGATTTTAGAgagttttcaaaataaataccAAAATCACAACAACTTACTTTTCCAAAGAAGTCAAGGTTTTTCCTCCCTTGGACAAATTGCCTATACGCCTCAAAGCATTCTTTGGCAATTTTCCCAAAAGCAGGGATTCCAAACCCGCTTGCCTTATGATATACTCGGAATCTCTGTTAAAGGTCTCCACCTTGCCAATGATGGTAAAGTTGATGCTGCAGGGtgtacaaaaattatatatcggTGCCCAATGCTCATTGAACACCTTCTGATTGCCATGTTGTTCGATTAGATAGAGGACAAATTCATTAAAGGTGGGGCCTTTGGGTTTGCCAGCTGTGCCCGGATATTGACGGAATCTCTTGATGATGCGATTGGCCAGCCATTTGTAGTAGGTGTTTTTGCCACCTTCCAATTTATTGCGATAGCCGGAGACTATGCGTTCAAAGGGATCGCGGGCAAAAAGAAAAGACAATGACGAAGGCAGGCTATCCAGTAAATCCTGCAGATAAGGTCTGGGGAAACGTTGGCGGGCCAGCTCTATGGGTGGTGTTTCGATCTTTTGCAGATATCTGGCATCATATCCACCTGTaacaataaaaaaggaaaattttagctTCAGAACAGTTTCCATTGGGTttcctctccctctctctctcacccAGTATATTGAAGTAATACATCCATGTACTGCTGGCTGCCTTGAAGACATTGCACCACACCAAATTGTGGCCCGGGGATATGAAGAATTCTTTTGGCATCGGTGggtaaaatgaatataaattataTTTCTCACATGTCTGCTGCAAATGTTGGcgtctttgtttcaaatcatTTTCTGTGGCACTATGGATTTCCTCAGAATACTCATAGACAGGATTTAAAGTGCTGGAGTGAGGCCATAGTGAAGACGCGGATGAACCAGAGTTGCCAGTTGAAGAAGCCGAAGACAATTGTTGCTGATTGGTTTTTTCGACTGCACTATCTTTCTGAAGACGTTTATATAGGGAGGGCACATTTTTGATCTAAGTGGTAGAGCAGAATGTTTAAATACCAGTTTTTGGACTATAGTTAATATTTCCCTTACCTCTCCTTTGGAGGGTGATTGTATTAGACCTGCGGCTACTGCTGCTGCTTCAGCTTTATCCTTGTTCTGTTCGAATGCATTCATGGACTCacgaaaaagaaaaccaaaataaaatattgccgTTAAGACACAGGCAATTAGTTTCAAGGAAGTCTGCACACGCCTGCCATAACACAGGCGTATTATCATCTTCACCAAAACGTTGATCCACTGCGCTATTCAAATGTTGTAAATCCTTTGCATTGACAATTTCTCTTTTAAAAATTAACTagaaatacagaaaaaaaagaGTTAATACTAAATGTCAcataaaaattcatgaaaaattgaaaattttttaaaatgctgTGTAGTGGCGTTGTATAGcaaaaaaagattttctcttcGAAAGGTACCTCCTTGTCCTTATCGACACATCTCATATTAGAGAAGCACATTAGGTCGTTAGATGCGTGATAGCCAATGGTACTTTGAGGAACAATAATTGTTCTTCCCcgttaactttttatacccactacgaTGGTCGGGTTTTGTAAATACCTTTGCAACCcataaaaatatcaatttccgatcctataattctgaacagtgggttgttttgAACCACAGCTGATTATTcccaaatatggtgcaaatcgaacaatatttgaatatttaaggtcttgacttATGTTTCGATTTGATTCATTTTTCGATTTCTCTAAAAATTAGAGCAGTGGGGTGTGTTTGTCCCCTCGATATCCGTGCCGAGTTTAGTCCAgatcttaatttattttgatatagcttccctatatccctttggatatagctgccatatagcttcatttccaaatttaggaccttgATGCCATTTAGGGCGTGT
The Stomoxys calcitrans chromosome 3, idStoCalc2.1, whole genome shotgun sequence genome window above contains:
- the LOC106080813 gene encoding carbohydrate sulfotransferase 11 yields the protein MIIRLCYGRRVQTSLKLIACVLTAIFYFGFLFRESMNAFEQNKDKAEAAAVAAGLIQSPSKGEIKNVPSLYKRLQKDSAVEKTNQQQLSSASSTGNSGSSASSLWPHSSTLNPVYEYSEEIHSATENDLKQRRQHLQQTCEKYNLYSFYPPMPKEFFISPGHNLVWCNVFKAASSTWMYYFNILGGYDARYLQKIETPPIELARQRFPRPYLQDLLDSLPSSLSFLFARDPFERIVSGYRNKLEGGKNTYYKWLANRIIKRFRQYPGTAGKPKGPTFNEFVLYLIEQHGNQKVFNEHWAPIYNFCTPCSINFTIIGKVETFNRDSEYIIRQAGLESLLLGKLPKNALRRIGNLSKGGKTLTSLEKYFSEIKRSTLDQLIDIYKLDFELFDYDYTKYYGYVIPDDMETEMADTAVFTPGTH